The Flavobacterium psychrophilum genome includes a region encoding these proteins:
- a CDS encoding AraC family transcriptional regulator, translating into MKKEATTPHVFNSVAGLHRALGLPASMHPLISLVNYADVTADTSELAKALVMNMYKISFKFNFSGQIKYGQQYYDFDNGGMSFFAPLQVITPIEGDADYSGFSMHIHPDFLRGYHLDKNIKNFGFFSYAASEALCLSEKEKEIISGIFKNIQHELSQSIDTFSQDIMVSQIEQLLNYSNRFYNRQFITRKAANNDLLAKLEDVLAEYFDTEKALLSGVPTVNYISGRLNVSPRYLTDMLRMHTGQSTQQHIHNKLIEKAKEILSSSNLTIAEIAYQLGFEHPQSFNKIFKQKTNVSPVEFRQSFN; encoded by the coding sequence ATGAAAAAAGAAGCCACTACACCTCATGTTTTTAATTCGGTTGCCGGATTGCACCGCGCACTTGGTCTTCCGGCTTCTATGCATCCGCTTATAAGCCTTGTAAATTATGCCGATGTTACTGCAGACACCTCAGAACTGGCAAAAGCATTGGTTATGAATATGTATAAGATCTCGTTTAAATTCAATTTTAGCGGACAGATAAAATACGGACAGCAATATTATGACTTTGACAACGGAGGAATGAGCTTCTTCGCTCCGCTTCAGGTAATAACCCCTATTGAAGGCGATGCTGACTATTCCGGTTTTTCCATGCACATCCACCCTGACTTCTTAAGGGGATATCATTTAGATAAAAATATTAAGAATTTTGGCTTCTTCTCTTATGCAGCCAGCGAAGCATTGTGCCTATCAGAAAAAGAGAAAGAAATTATTAGCGGCATTTTTAAAAATATTCAACACGAACTATCCCAGTCCATAGACACCTTTAGCCAGGATATTATGGTTTCTCAGATAGAACAGCTCCTTAATTATAGTAACCGTTTTTACAACAGGCAGTTCATCACCCGTAAAGCAGCGAATAACGATTTGCTTGCTAAACTGGAAGATGTACTCGCCGAATACTTTGATACTGAAAAGGCGTTGCTCTCAGGAGTGCCTACTGTGAATTATATTTCTGGACGGCTAAATGTTTCCCCCCGATATCTTACCGATATGCTGCGTATGCATACAGGGCAAAGTACACAGCAGCACATCCACAACAAACTGATTGAAAAAGCAAAAGAAATTTTAAGCAGCAGTAACCTGACCATTGCTGAGATCGCTTATCAGTTAGGGTTTGAACATCCCCAGTCCTTCAACAAGATATTCAAGCAAAAAACAAATGTTTCCCCCGTAGAATTCAGGCAATCATTTAATTGA
- a CDS encoding DNA-3-methyladenine glycosylase: MSYCNVINYMPEERKALHKKYHDYHYGFPIHNDNELFCRLVMEINQAGLSWELILKKEPTFRLAYDNFNIDKVAAYTEDDRERLLADPGIIRNKLKVNAAIENARTIQQLQKEYGSFAKWLESHHPKTKEEWVKLFKKTFKFTGGEIVNEFLMSIGMLPGAHVNTCPTYNEVLKANPLWAAQ, from the coding sequence ATGTCCTATTGCAACGTAATAAATTATATGCCAGAAGAACGAAAGGCATTACACAAAAAATACCACGATTATCATTACGGCTTTCCCATTCATAATGATAACGAGTTGTTTTGCCGCCTTGTCATGGAAATAAACCAGGCAGGCTTAAGCTGGGAACTTATACTTAAAAAAGAGCCGACCTTCAGGCTTGCCTATGACAATTTTAATATCGATAAAGTGGCGGCTTACACCGAAGACGACAGGGAACGGTTATTAGCTGATCCCGGCATTATACGTAACAAGCTAAAAGTAAATGCTGCTATAGAAAATGCGAGGACCATACAGCAGCTTCAGAAAGAATATGGTTCTTTTGCAAAGTGGCTGGAGAGCCATCATCCCAAAACAAAAGAAGAATGGGTAAAGCTCTTTAAAAAGACATTTAAATTTACGGGAGGCGAAATTGTAAATGAATTTTTAATGAGTATCGGAATGCTTCCGGGAGCACATGTAAATACTTGCCCCACATATAATGAAGTTCTAAAAGCTAACCCATTGTGGGCAGCCCAATAA
- a CDS encoding transcriptional regulator, producing the protein MRIILSEDNELLRKSLSFFLESKGFEVTQFSDGKEALESIRNNNYDIILSDINMPGISGLEITQYVRVTLKLDTPIIIFTSSGIEQTELDSFDLGASDFMAKPISPSVLLVRINKLLKEKSR; encoded by the coding sequence ATGAGAATAATTTTGTCTGAAGACAATGAGCTTTTGCGAAAATCATTGTCATTCTTTTTAGAATCAAAAGGATTTGAAGTTACTCAGTTTTCTGATGGTAAAGAAGCACTTGAATCTATCAGGAACAACAACTATGATATTATATTATCAGATATAAATATGCCCGGTATTAGTGGATTGGAAATTACTCAGTATGTAAGGGTTACGCTGAAACTGGATACACCCATAATTATTTTTACCTCTTCGGGAATTGAGCAAACAGAGCTTGACTCGTTTGACCTTGGTGCCAGTGACTTTATGGCAAAACCCATAAGCCCATCGGTACTGCTGGTGCGAATAAACAAACTACTAAAAGAAAAATCACGATGA
- a CDS encoding glycosyl transferase family 2, producing the protein MGFFEGEVSNLVNIYLILILAYAILIMSSYLFLAYLSAKELKEYLKKNSFVDYEVLLSSEFSPALSLIAPAYNEGFTIKENVRSLLSLNYNNYQVIVVNDGSKDNSMEILISSYDLIPADFAYQQTIATKPIRGVYVSKNAAFKKLVVVDKENGGKADALNVGLNIAHNPYVVCIDVDCILDKDSLLKLAKPFLESQGKRVIATGGVVRIANQCVIRDGRLVEVNIPDKMLPRIQVLEYLRAFLLGRMAWGRLDGLLLISGAFGAFDKEIAVLCGGYDTKTVGEDMELVVRMRRYMLENNTPYTVSYIPDPLCWTEAPESAAIFKKQRSRWMRGTIETLQIHKKMFFNPKYKLLGMLSVPYWTFFEFLAPFIEFAGIVITIAFIVLGLLNWHFFFLLLLFVYTFSVMFSVLALYTEERSYHKYRKRQDFAKMLVAALIEPIYFHPLTVYSALLGYVEKIRGKKSWGEMTRKGFAKPEPPQAPGNTK; encoded by the coding sequence ATGGGATTTTTTGAGGGGGAAGTTTCAAATCTTGTAAATATATACCTGATATTAATATTGGCGTATGCCATATTAATAATGTCTTCTTATCTTTTCCTTGCCTATCTTTCGGCTAAGGAACTAAAAGAATACCTTAAAAAGAACAGCTTTGTTGATTATGAGGTCTTGCTTTCCAGCGAGTTCTCTCCTGCCCTTTCGCTTATTGCCCCGGCATATAATGAAGGGTTTACCATTAAAGAAAATGTACGATCGCTGCTATCGTTAAATTACAACAACTACCAGGTAATTGTTGTAAACGACGGAAGCAAGGACAACTCAATGGAGATTCTTATAAGCAGTTACGACCTTATTCCTGCCGATTTTGCTTACCAGCAAACTATAGCTACCAAACCGATACGCGGCGTTTATGTTTCTAAAAATGCTGCCTTTAAAAAACTGGTGGTTGTAGATAAAGAAAATGGTGGTAAGGCAGATGCCCTTAACGTTGGGCTTAACATTGCCCATAATCCATATGTGGTTTGTATCGACGTAGACTGTATTCTTGATAAAGACTCTTTACTTAAACTTGCCAAACCGTTCTTAGAATCGCAGGGGAAAAGAGTTATAGCGACAGGAGGTGTTGTTAGAATTGCCAATCAGTGTGTTATTCGCGACGGACGACTGGTCGAAGTAAATATTCCCGATAAGATGCTGCCAAGAATTCAGGTATTGGAATACCTAAGAGCATTCCTTTTAGGCCGAATGGCATGGGGAAGGCTTGATGGCCTTTTACTTATTAGTGGTGCCTTTGGCGCGTTTGATAAAGAAATCGCAGTGCTTTGCGGCGGGTACGATACCAAAACCGTTGGGGAAGACATGGAACTTGTGGTACGTATGAGACGCTATATGCTGGAAAACAACACACCGTATACAGTGAGTTATATTCCCGATCCGTTGTGCTGGACAGAAGCGCCGGAGTCGGCAGCCATATTTAAAAAACAGCGCAGCCGATGGATGCGCGGTACTATTGAAACATTACAGATACACAAAAAAATGTTCTTTAACCCTAAGTACAAACTCTTAGGAATGCTTAGTGTACCCTATTGGACATTTTTTGAATTCCTTGCTCCCTTTATAGAGTTTGCAGGGATAGTTATTACTATTGCTTTCATTGTTCTAGGTTTATTAAACTGGCATTTTTTCTTTTTGTTATTACTATTTGTTTATACATTCTCAGTCATGTTTTCTGTACTTGCGCTATATACAGAAGAGCGTTCTTATCATAAATACAGAAAGAGACAGGACTTTGCAAAAATGCTTGTAGCCGCCCTCATAGAACCTATTTATTTTCATCCGCTAACGGTGTACTCTGCATTGTTGGGTTACGTAGAAAAAATAAGAGGTAAAAAGAGCTGGGGCGAAATGACCCGAAAAGGCTTCGCAAAACCCGAACCTCCACAAGCCCCAGGCAATACAAAATAA
- a CDS encoding LacI family transcriptional regulator, whose protein sequence is MKKKQVSIKNIASALNISVTTVSFVLNGKAKEKHISKELTKKILDYVKEINYRPNQIAQSLRTGKSKILVFMVEDISNSFFAKLARIIEDIAYEKGYKVIFCSNENDDEKSEELIELFNFRQVDGFIIVPSPGIKNTVESLIEENIPVVLLDRYFPGLESNTVIIDNEEAAFTATLHLINNNYSKIAFITTDTTQTQMLDRLMGYERAIKENNLVPSVLSIPFSQTGKEEGKELIKDFVKNATDLDAVFFSTNYLTLSGLEVFKENNPNAMSSLGIVTFDDNELFKIFNPTITAVSQPLWEIGTELMQLMLNLLKKKDVKDSPEKIVLKTELKVRESSALRKSPVIEM, encoded by the coding sequence ATGAAAAAGAAACAAGTCTCTATTAAAAATATAGCGTCGGCACTTAACATCTCTGTTACGACTGTTTCTTTTGTATTGAATGGTAAGGCAAAGGAAAAGCATATATCAAAAGAGCTTACTAAGAAAATATTAGACTACGTAAAAGAGATCAATTACAGGCCTAACCAAATAGCGCAAAGCCTTCGTACCGGAAAATCCAAGATATTGGTTTTTATGGTAGAAGATATATCAAACAGTTTCTTTGCCAAGCTTGCCCGTATTATAGAAGACATTGCATACGAGAAAGGCTATAAAGTTATTTTTTGCAGTAACGAAAATGACGATGAAAAGTCGGAGGAGCTTATAGAGCTTTTTAATTTCAGGCAGGTAGACGGTTTTATCATAGTGCCGTCTCCGGGTATTAAAAATACAGTTGAAAGCCTTATCGAAGAAAATATACCGGTAGTACTTTTAGACAGGTATTTCCCCGGACTTGAAAGCAACACGGTAATTATCGACAATGAAGAAGCTGCCTTTACAGCAACGTTACACTTAATAAACAACAACTACTCAAAGATTGCTTTCATAACAACCGATACTACTCAAACACAGATGCTGGACAGGCTTATGGGGTACGAACGAGCTATAAAAGAAAATAATTTAGTGCCTTCTGTGCTTTCTATACCATTTAGCCAAACCGGAAAAGAAGAGGGGAAAGAGCTTATAAAGGATTTTGTGAAAAATGCTACAGATCTTGATGCTGTATTTTTTTCTACCAATTATCTTACACTAAGCGGCCTTGAAGTATTTAAAGAGAATAATCCAAATGCTATGAGCAGCCTGGGTATTGTTACTTTTGATGACAACGAGCTCTTTAAAATATTCAATCCTACTATCACTGCTGTTTCTCAACCCCTATGGGAGATAGGTACAGAGTTAATGCAGTTAATGCTTAATTTGTTGAAAAAGAAAGATGTAAAAGATTCTCCGGAGAAAATAGTACTTAAAACAGAGCTTAAAGTGCGTGAGTCTTCTGCACTTAGAAAATCGCCTGTTATAGAAATGTAA
- a CDS encoding proline--tRNA ligase (catalyzes the formation of prolyl-tRNA(Pro) from proline and tRNA(Pro)) encodes MSKNLTKRAEDYSKWYNELVVKADLAENSGVRGCMVIKPYGYAIWEKMQAELDRKFKETGHENAYFPLFIPKSYFSKEASHVDGFAKECAVVTHYRLRTAEDGSIEVDPDAKLEEELIVRPTSETIIWDTYRKWIQSYRDLPLLINQWANVVRWEMRTRLFLRTAEFLWQEGHTAHATQQEAVAEAEQMMNVYADFAENFMAIPVIKGVKTANERFAGALETYCIEALMQDGKALQAGTSHFLGQNFAKAFDVKFANQEGKQEYVWATSWGVSTRLMGALVMTHSDDNGLVLPPNLAPIQVVIVPIYKGDEQLAAISEEAKQLMARLRKLGISVKYDDRTTHKPGWKFNEYELKGVPLRVAIGPNDLANGTFEVARRDTLTKETVINSDIVTYLQDKLEEIQANLYTKALDFRNSHITEVNSFEEFKDVLDNKTGFVAAHWDGTPETEEKIKELTKATIRCIALDRVEEAGKCVYTGNPSVGRVLFARAY; translated from the coding sequence ATGAGTAAGAATTTAACGAAACGGGCAGAAGATTATTCCAAGTGGTATAATGAACTGGTTGTAAAAGCAGACCTTGCTGAAAATTCAGGGGTTAGGGGATGTATGGTTATAAAACCATACGGCTATGCAATATGGGAAAAAATGCAGGCAGAACTTGATAGAAAGTTCAAAGAAACAGGACATGAAAATGCATATTTCCCGCTGTTTATACCCAAGTCGTACTTCAGCAAAGAGGCTAGCCACGTAGATGGTTTTGCCAAAGAATGTGCGGTTGTTACTCACTACAGGCTGAGAACAGCCGAAGATGGCTCTATCGAAGTAGATCCTGATGCTAAGCTGGAAGAAGAGCTTATCGTAAGGCCAACATCTGAAACTATTATATGGGATACATACAGGAAATGGATACAGTCGTACCGCGACCTGCCTCTTCTTATTAACCAGTGGGCTAACGTTGTGCGTTGGGAAATGAGAACCAGATTGTTCTTAAGGACTGCCGAATTCCTTTGGCAGGAAGGGCATACCGCTCATGCTACACAGCAGGAGGCTGTTGCAGAAGCAGAACAAATGATGAACGTATACGCCGACTTCGCAGAGAACTTTATGGCTATACCGGTTATAAAAGGGGTTAAAACGGCTAACGAACGTTTTGCAGGTGCTCTTGAAACATATTGTATCGAAGCATTAATGCAGGATGGTAAAGCGCTACAGGCAGGTACATCGCACTTTTTAGGGCAAAACTTTGCTAAGGCGTTCGATGTTAAGTTTGCTAATCAGGAAGGAAAGCAAGAGTATGTATGGGCAACGTCATGGGGTGTTTCAACACGTTTGATGGGTGCGCTTGTAATGACCCACTCTGATGATAACGGACTGGTGCTTCCTCCAAACCTTGCGCCAATACAAGTGGTTATTGTTCCTATCTATAAAGGCGATGAGCAGTTGGCTGCTATATCCGAAGAGGCGAAACAGCTTATGGCAAGGTTAAGAAAGCTTGGTATATCTGTTAAATATGACGACAGGACTACGCATAAGCCGGGATGGAAGTTTAATGAGTATGAGCTTAAAGGGGTGCCTTTACGTGTTGCTATAGGTCCTAACGACCTTGCAAACGGAACTTTTGAAGTTGCCCGAAGAGATACTTTAACGAAGGAAACTGTAATAAACAGTGATATCGTAACGTATTTACAGGATAAACTGGAAGAAATTCAGGCGAATCTATATACCAAGGCACTGGATTTCAGGAATTCTCATATTACAGAGGTAAACTCTTTCGAAGAGTTTAAGGATGTATTGGATAATAAAACAGGTTTTGTGGCTGCCCATTGGGATGGTACACCGGAGACCGAAGAAAAGATCAAAGAGCTTACAAAAGCAACAATTCGCTGTATTGCGCTTGATAGGGTGGAAGAAGCCGGAAAGTGCGTATACACTGGTAATCCGTCAGTTGGCAGAGTGTTGTTTGCAAGAGCATATTAA
- a CDS encoding chemotaxis protein CheY, producing the protein MSTQTYPIPVNEKERLAALRRYNILDTLPEQEFNDIAKLVAYICNVPVAHVSFMAEDRQWFKATVGFEAQDVPRETTFCQYTLMEKEMWVIPDANKEPKLVGNPNVGGGFNVGFYAGIPLTSPDGFNIGTICAIDHTPKTINDDQRNALKILANHVISQLELRVKNIELDKQKEIAELAIYAKDSFLANMSHEIRTPLNAIIGFTDLLAKSKLDGTQKEYINNVQTAGENLMIIINDILDLSKIESGNLIIESHPFNLKKALKHTYDLLKVKVTPEIEFNLFLDADMPEMVTGDKGRINQILTNLAGNAIKFTTEGEITISVKKIEETKGTYKLRFSVKDTGIGIPKEKLDTIFDRFTQAEESTTRRFGGTGLGLNIVKQLIELQNGEIRVKSRFGAGSEFYFIMDFKKTDTKPEVYQESQTTLLQPKKLVVLLCEDNILNQKLAKSVIDEFGFDLDIANNGQEGIEMFTQKQYDLVLMDLQMPVKDGYQTTEYLRNELKSDVPIIAMTAHSLVGEQQKCYNIGMNGYVPKPFKQAELLAEINRVLYEISEEEIHNFKGIDLSYLLEMSCEDKDFINEMVAIFIDKVPIETELLEKAISQNDFDSVKKIAHNLKSSLHIFKLDGLTSNLITIETQAIKRQFNGDTITNFDILKEGISETIEKLITY; encoded by the coding sequence ATGTCTACACAAACGTATCCTATACCTGTCAACGAAAAGGAAAGGCTGGCTGCTTTAAGACGCTATAATATTCTTGACACGCTACCAGAACAGGAATTTAACGACATCGCTAAGCTTGTCGCTTATATATGTAATGTTCCTGTTGCACACGTATCCTTCATGGCCGAAGACAGGCAATGGTTTAAAGCAACAGTAGGGTTTGAAGCACAAGATGTGCCACGCGAAACTACTTTTTGTCAGTACACCTTGATGGAAAAGGAAATGTGGGTTATACCTGACGCTAATAAAGAACCTAAACTTGTTGGCAACCCTAACGTAGGTGGCGGATTTAATGTGGGATTTTATGCAGGCATACCGTTAACGTCTCCCGATGGGTTTAATATTGGTACTATCTGTGCCATAGACCACACACCGAAAACGATTAACGACGATCAAAGAAACGCGCTTAAAATACTGGCAAACCATGTTATAAGCCAGTTGGAATTAAGAGTAAAAAATATAGAGCTGGATAAGCAAAAGGAAATTGCCGAACTGGCTATTTATGCCAAGGACAGTTTTCTTGCTAATATGAGCCATGAAATAAGGACTCCGCTAAATGCTATCATAGGTTTTACCGATCTTCTTGCTAAAAGTAAACTTGACGGCACTCAGAAAGAGTACATCAATAATGTGCAAACAGCAGGTGAAAATCTTATGATTATCATTAACGATATCCTGGATCTATCTAAGATAGAATCGGGCAACCTTATTATAGAATCGCATCCCTTCAATTTAAAAAAGGCACTTAAGCATACGTACGACCTGCTTAAAGTTAAAGTAACTCCCGAAATTGAATTCAACCTGTTTTTAGATGCCGATATGCCCGAAATGGTTACCGGAGACAAAGGCAGGATCAATCAGATTTTAACCAATCTTGCCGGTAATGCCATTAAATTTACCACTGAGGGAGAAATTACTATCTCGGTTAAAAAAATTGAGGAAACTAAGGGTACTTATAAACTTCGCTTCTCTGTTAAAGATACAGGTATAGGTATTCCAAAGGAAAAACTGGATACCATTTTTGATAGGTTTACGCAGGCAGAAGAAAGCACAACGCGACGCTTTGGTGGTACCGGTCTCGGACTGAATATTGTTAAACAGCTAATTGAATTGCAAAATGGCGAAATTCGTGTAAAAAGCAGGTTTGGGGCAGGTTCTGAATTCTATTTTATAATGGATTTCAAAAAAACTGATACTAAACCCGAAGTCTACCAGGAATCACAGACAACACTGCTGCAGCCTAAAAAACTGGTGGTGCTTTTGTGTGAGGATAACATACTAAATCAAAAACTAGCTAAAAGCGTTATCGACGAATTTGGCTTTGATCTTGATATTGCAAATAATGGCCAGGAAGGGATAGAAATGTTTACCCAAAAACAGTATGACCTTGTTTTGATGGATTTGCAAATGCCTGTTAAAGATGGCTACCAGACTACTGAATACCTTCGAAACGAATTAAAATCTGACGTGCCTATCATTGCTATGACAGCACATTCATTAGTGGGTGAACAACAAAAATGCTATAATATTGGCATGAACGGCTACGTACCAAAACCTTTTAAACAGGCGGAACTATTAGCTGAAATAAATAGAGTTTTATACGAAATTAGTGAGGAAGAGATTCATAATTTTAAAGGTATAGATCTTTCTTACCTGCTGGAAATGTCGTGCGAGGACAAGGATTTTATCAATGAAATGGTTGCAATATTTATTGATAAAGTACCTATTGAAACAGAACTGCTCGAAAAAGCCATTAGCCAAAATGATTTTGATTCCGTAAAAAAAATTGCACATAACCTAAAATCAAGCCTTCACATATTTAAGCTGGATGGTTTAACATCTAATCTTATCACGATAGAAACGCAGGCTATAAAACGCCAGTTTAATGGTGATACGATTACGAATTTTGATATTTTAAAAGAAGGAATCTCAGAAACAATAGAAAAGTTAATTACCTATTGA
- a CDS encoding 30S ribosomal protein S20, whose product MANHKSALKRIRTSEKKRVLNRYQHKTTRNAIKAIRIATVKSEASEKLSSVISMIDKLAKKNIIHANKASNLKSKLTKHVAKLA is encoded by the coding sequence ATGGCAAATCATAAGTCAGCATTAAAAAGAATCAGAACTAGCGAGAAGAAAAGAGTGTTGAACAGATACCAGCACAAAACTACACGTAATGCTATCAAAGCAATACGTATAGCTACTGTGAAGAGTGAAGCTTCAGAAAAACTTTCTTCTGTTATCTCTATGATTGACAAACTAGCGAAGAAAAACATCATTCACGCTAATAAGGCTTCAAACCTTAAATCAAAATTAACTAAGCACGTAGCTAAACTTGCATAA
- a CDS encoding acylhydrolase, with amino-acid sequence MKNTILAYSLFLIVFAMQQSHGQDWANLKRYEKENAQLALPAANENRVVFIGNSITEGWLRVHPSFFDGKPYIDRGISGQTTSQMLLRFRQDVISLKPSIVVILAGINDIAENTGPITLEETAGNIFSMAELAKAHGIKVIMCTVLPASDFPWKPDMNPRPKVVKLNALLSSYAKQHNIPFVDFYTSMVNNSLGLQKELGEDGVHPNEKGYAIMEPLVERAITNLSNKKSKKLK; translated from the coding sequence ATGAAGAATACAATTTTAGCATACAGCTTGTTTCTAATTGTTTTTGCTATGCAGCAATCGCATGGGCAGGACTGGGCTAATTTAAAGCGTTATGAAAAGGAGAATGCCCAACTGGCACTTCCGGCTGCTAACGAAAACAGGGTTGTTTTTATAGGCAACTCTATTACAGAAGGCTGGCTACGTGTTCATCCTTCATTTTTTGATGGCAAGCCTTATATAGACAGGGGCATTAGCGGGCAAACCACATCGCAGATGCTGTTGCGTTTCAGGCAGGATGTCATTAGCCTGAAACCTTCAATTGTGGTTATACTTGCCGGAATAAACGATATAGCAGAGAACACTGGGCCAATAACCCTTGAAGAAACTGCCGGAAATATCTTTTCAATGGCAGAACTGGCAAAAGCGCACGGCATTAAAGTAATAATGTGTACCGTATTGCCTGCATCAGACTTTCCGTGGAAACCGGATATGAATCCCAGACCGAAAGTCGTAAAGCTTAATGCCTTATTAAGCAGTTATGCAAAACAACATAACATTCCGTTTGTAGATTTTTACACGTCAATGGTAAATAATTCGCTTGGTTTACAGAAAGAACTTGGCGAAGACGGCGTGCATCCTAACGAAAAAGGGTATGCCATTATGGAACCTCTTGTAGAAAGGGCAATTACCAATCTTTCCAATAAAAAATCCAAAAAACTAAAATGA
- a CDS encoding oxidoreductase has translation MKNNTEGKVVVITGASSGIGEAVARHLALKGAKVSLGARRKEKLDKLAEEINQLGGTAIAFACDVTDKDQVDNLLKSTAAAFGKVDVMFNNAGIMPLALMENLNYDEWINMIDINIKGLLFGIGAALPYFKEQKSGHFINTASVVGHFVPPTAAVYSATKFAVRAISEGLRQELTPYNVRCTIISPGLTQSELTATINDNAIKNAIGDIMKIAISAESIARSVAYAIEQPDDVDVNEIIIRPTAQS, from the coding sequence ATGAAAAACAACACAGAAGGAAAAGTAGTCGTTATAACCGGTGCAAGCAGTGGTATTGGCGAAGCAGTAGCAAGGCATCTTGCATTAAAAGGAGCAAAAGTTAGCCTGGGTGCCAGAAGGAAAGAAAAACTGGATAAGCTGGCGGAAGAAATTAATCAACTGGGCGGAACAGCGATTGCCTTTGCCTGCGATGTAACCGATAAAGACCAGGTAGACAATCTCCTTAAAAGTACGGCAGCTGCCTTTGGTAAAGTAGACGTTATGTTTAACAACGCAGGTATTATGCCTTTAGCTTTGATGGAAAACCTTAACTATGATGAATGGATAAACATGATAGACATTAATATTAAAGGATTACTGTTTGGTATTGGAGCTGCACTACCTTATTTTAAAGAACAGAAAAGCGGACACTTTATTAACACAGCGTCGGTAGTCGGGCATTTTGTACCGCCAACAGCTGCGGTGTATTCGGCAACAAAATTTGCGGTGAGGGCTATCAGCGAAGGGTTACGCCAGGAACTTACCCCGTATAATGTTCGATGTACCATTATATCTCCGGGACTTACACAAAGCGAACTTACAGCTACTATAAACGACAATGCTATTAAAAATGCCATTGGCGATATCATGAAAATAGCAATATCTGCCGAAAGCATTGCGCGGTCTGTAGCCTATGCTATAGAACAACCTGACGATGTAGATGTAAATGAAATAATAATCCGTCCTACAGCACAGTCGTAA